aaatgaaacacaaTGTACTGGAGATatggggaggggaaaaatgtTTTCAGTTGGTATTTCTGACTAAAAGTTGATTTTTGCTTTGGAATTTAGCAATGCCGTCTGGGTACTGATGGAATGTAATGTTTGTTTTACTACTAAAAAGAGGAGTAGTTGCTTAACTTCTGGAAATtgtatacaataaaacaatattaaACCCTTTTTATAAATGTTATTGTTTTGATGGAATCACTTATGCCTTTGAAaaggagcatttttttttaaaattggatggCCAAAATAAGTATTTAAGAGTACTAGAGACTGGTAGTCCTAATTTTCACCCTGACTTTTTGAATTGTTTACTTTTAATTAGTTTCATCTGGTATCTTTCAACATGCATAAACCAGGGGTAATTCACATGCCTAATAGTGAAAGCCATTCAATTCATCTTTCCTTAAAAACTTTGCTTCACTATTTCAATCAGCTTGCAAACTACACAGAATTTAAAGCTTGCAAACGGTCAATTTGTCTCAAATGTTTGTGTCAGTGTTTATGCTTCACACAAGCCCAAACTGGAAATATTTCACTGTTCCTTTGTTTCCACTGGGTTCAAAATCAGGATTACTCCGATAAGGTCCAGTAGCTATGAACGGAAAGCAGTATATTTCCAGGTTAGGATGGAGTGTGTCCTGGGGAAGAACTGCAGGTAGTGGTGTTGCAGGTACCTGTTGTGCTTGTCCTTGGCTTTAGAAGCCAGTAGTTGGTGAGTTGTTGTCAGAGGACAAGTAACTACAGCATGGTGTGCTGATCATCGAGGAAATGAACAAGCATgtagcaaggatgtttcccatgattgGGGATTCTGGGACaggagggcataacttcaggataaaagggagttcgTTTAAAACAGACCCTCTGGAGGggcgtgagtctgtggaactgtatgtggaagcaaggtcattaTGTGTATTTAACGCAGAGATTGAccggtatttgattagtcagggcatcaagggttatggggagaaagctggggagtggggctgggaGGATGGTTGTTGGAGCGTACTCAATgggcttacttctgctcctataactTGTGAATGTTCAGAGTGGGGGGTGAGGTGATAATTGTGGGTTCAGATGAATTCtctagaagagggagagagaaaagtcaTGAAACTGCATAAAATGTTCAGTTTGGTGCGAGCTTTTCAGTAagttcactttatcactttttttaaaatcacagaatGGTGCAGATCTAAGTGTATTTGAATTGGATCACAGTTATCAATGATCTCTTCTAACATCAAAGCATTGTTCGTCACTGTTGTCTATGTTATGTTAAGTATGGTTCTCAAAGAGgctatgtcttaagaaagcagcctctatcctcaaggacccccaccaccaggccatcccctcttcacactgctaccattggagaaaaagatacaggagcctgaagatgagcacccagtggtCCAAGGACAACttttttcccactgccatcagattcttgagtgaaccaaagacattaccgtactttgactttttgtgcactatttatggttgtcaggtggtttatatgaatgtttctactccgatgctgcagcaaaacaacacaTCTTGTGTGGTTCGTGACAAATTCTGAAATGTCTTGACATTCTAATCTGAGATCCATTTCGTTGTAAGCACCTATCTCCTtttctgctctcctcttcccccaagTGGGACTATAATGGGATCTTTTCTAAAATATCACTTTTCTTTAGAAAAGAACTAGATATTGCATACAATGTTGATACTGATTGTTCAATactcacatttcagatttatgatATATTTGCAATTTGCTCCCTGACTTCCAGAGGCAATGTTTTAAAAATGTCATCCTCTACAAACAGTTGGTTTCTCCAGAGACACCCACACTGTCCCAGTTCAACTGGAAGTTTATCCAGTTTGTTGACTTTGAGGTCCAGGAGTTGCAGTTGCTGCAGACGtccaatggagggagagagaaaagtaagGTTATTGTGTGAAATATTCAGAACTCTGAGTTTGGTACAAGAGAAAAGATTTTCAGGAAGTTCAGACACTTTGTTGCATTCTATAGCAAAGTGCTGCAGCTCTGCTAGCTGGTCAATATCAGAAGGGATCTTTGAAATGTGATTATGGGAAATGTCTAGGAAGAGTAGGTTTGTTAATTTAAATAGACTTGGGGGCAGGAATTCAATCTTGTTTTTATTGAGATACAACATTTCAAGTTTTGGAATTTTGGCAATGTGAACAGGAATGGAAGTGATGTTGTTATGCCACAATCGTAGGCAGATGAGCTTTCGAAGGTTTTGGCAACTGGCGAGCTCCTCTGTTGAACTTAGGTTATTATCTTTGAGATCAAGTTCCTGCAGATTAGTCAGATTGAAAATCGCACTCGGAATTCTTTCCAAGTTGCAGTGAAGCAGTCTCAAAAGAGTCAGGCCAGAGAGCTTCTTAATATTTGTAAGTGATGTTATTTTTACTCCTTCATTGTGAATTATCAAGCCTAGCAGATGATGGGCCATATCTAAAATTGCATTTGGGAGTTTGGTTATATTAGTCTTCAGATGCAAGGTATCTATTTTTGGCAGCTCACAAAACATCTGCAGGGCTGTGGAAATTTTGCTATCTGTTTGCAATTGCCCTTCAATGTAGAGCTTGCTCAAATTCTTCAAGGTGAATATCCAGGGGGGTATTTCATCAGCAATGCCAAATCGCACACGCAGCGTTCTTAAATGTTCTTTCAAGAATAACAGTGCCTGTCTCTCCACCTTCACAGAGCAGTTGTACAGCCACATTTCCTTCATCATTTTCAGATTGGAGATGGCAGCAGAAAGAGCCACACCTTTGATGAGCTCTAACTTTAACACTTCAATCTCAGTCAGGTCGTACACCTGGATTGGGATTCCGGGCATCATGAAGAGGTGCATTTCAACTTTGTTCTCTGTGTTTGTGATGAGGCGCTGCTTGAGTCGCTCCTGGGTCCATTCGTGATTTAAGTTCAGCTGAAGAAGTTTATTTTCGCTCACATCTGATAGAAACACTGCAAACTTTCTGGCATAAAGTTTGTCATACTGATCAATAAGGTGGAGTAGGAATGCAAAGTCATTTCTCACATCTGGGATATCATCCATCCCGGTCTCAACTCTCACATTTTCAAACGAATACTCTTTCAGTTTATAATAGAGTATCCAATGCAGGGTGTACAGACAAGTGCAACTGTACACGACTATTGTGGTGATATACAATAAGGATAACATTTGGAACATTCTCCATAACCCATGAATGCAGAAGAAGTCTGTGAACCCTATGATGTGCAGTGCATCAACACAATGGATGTTGTTGCATATCTGAGGAATAAAAATGCTGATGTAGACAAGAATAACTACACTTTGCACAGTTCGGACAATGGTTTGATTCAAGTACATTGTATAGAGAATATCTCCCTCTTCTGTATGGAGGCGAAATTTCTTGACCTTCTCGAAAAGAGACTTGGCCTGCTCACCTTCTTTTTTATCCAGAATTTTCATCGAGGTATTGTCTACCATAATGCCACCAGCAGACCTCAGAGCTTGCGAGGTGCCTTTGGACAAAAGAGAAATCTTATCTCCTTTATGGACGTCATTACTAAATGTCACTTCTTGTGACAATGAATCAGAAGAGTTGACTTTCAGTGGGCAATTCATGGAAGATAAGGATTGATCTGTACTGGATTCTGAAACTGGTGTTCTCGGGGTAGATTCTTCATACACCGTTTCCGACAATGCTTTCGTGGTCCATGGAGAGTCGAGGCATTTCCCAAGGACCGTGATAAAGTGCTCAATCTTGGAGCTTGTGCCGGGAAATTTGAACCAGAAGTTGCTGCTGATGAGGAATATCAAAGAATGTAGAAGGACCAAATACGGGAAATATTTGGAAAACCATGTCACTGCATTATCATAGCACCactgattaatgaggaggtactGCTGAACATCTAATCCAGTCTGGAATCCAGAAGCAGGCTCATTAAGTTTAAGCCCTTCCAAAATGGAATGGTTCCACTGACGTTCCTCAATGGAGAGACCCTCTGGCACTGGGATGCATAAAATCTGCTGGTTTGACACCTGAAAATGACAAATTCTGAAAATAAGTTATTTCAAtactaattttattttcatatttataATGTATAAAACAGCCACAAGAGCATCTTGGCTTGGGCCTATGTTAAACTTCACAGGCAGTTGCCAGAAAAGATGTGTTTTTCAGGACTACGAttcgcacacacaaacactcaatgagaaagatattggtctattctTCTATGTATTCATTAGGTATTCCTGCTCAGCTGTGGTGTCTATTGTAAATTAAGTTTGTATGTGCCAGAGTGAAATAGAATGTCCTGTATCGGTTTATaatccttcattattttttatgCAGCATCGTGACGGGCCCTTCCAGCTGAATAACCTGTGCGACCCAAatacctaattaacctactaacctcctgtgtctttgaaatgtgggaggaaactggagtccacaAAGGAAATTCGTACAAACACGGTGAaaaaacaaactccttacggacagcgccagatttaaacctgaatcgctggcgctgtaagagcaTTGCACCAACCACGACGCTAACCGTGAGGCCCAACGTTAAGAAAAAATATCTTGCCAGAAAGAAAATTAAGCATAAACATCAGAgaataaattttttttggatccacgacagaaaaaaaaatcatctttatATTCTGGCCTTCTCAAATGGATAAAATTGCTGTTCCAACTGTCTTGGCTGAATCCAAGAAATAAGAAAGAATCCTTCTCTGTCTTCCAGATGACGAGAATGTTTAACCATGAGAATTCAATGCAAAAAGAGTACTGAAAAGGTATGTGGAATAGATGTTTTAAACAGTAAAATTGTTAAAAATAGAAATTATGTTGAAAGTACATTGAGAAGTAATGGCGATTTTAACCCTCGGAATTTTTTACCTAttgtttttgctggttgcttgacttGCGTCTAATGGGAGTTTTGCTGTAACTTTGTACTAAGAACTTTGCCCCACCAGAATTCTGGAGTTCAGGGATTTGAGGTCAGTATATGCTTGCTCAAACCACTCATACCACCTGTTTCACACACTGGAAATAATTCTGAACTTTCTTTGGGCCACCACAACTACAATCAGTGACAAAGTGCAGTACAACATTTGAAAaagtacatggacaggaaagatttgaaaggatgtaggcaaatgAACTTGGGAGATCACTTGGTTGGCATGtcaaagggcctgattctgtgatGTAAAACTCAATGATAAATTCCAACACCATACAGGCTGTCTCACTTTGTTGCTGATTCTAAATCGTAAAAAATACggaggtttaaaattggtgtatCTTGCCGTTAGTTCACTAATCCTGCAGCACGTAGTCTCAAGCCACCAGCAAATTCacctatccggcatctaccagcaAAGTAACTGTAAAATGTTTGCTATTTTTCTTCTACAATCATCAGTAAccaagaagtggggggggggggacatgaaAGTATGTCTGGTTTACAAATATTGCTGAGAAAGAAACTGCAGTTGTGAATGATGGAGCAAAAATAAACTTCCATGACTCTAGCACCTTCCAGAATAATCCAAAATAACAGTCAATTAACTACTCGATATGGTCAGCTGTCATGCAGGAAATCTAGCCGCCATCTTAAATGTGATCAGTTCACAGATAGCAAGGTGATAATGACTAGATTATTGGTTGAAATAATGTTGGTTGAtaacatttcccttttcttcaattATCTCAACATAAAATGGGAATTTGGTTTAACATCTGAAAACGATGCTTTCAGATGCTTTCTCTTTCTAGAGCATTGCATTGAATGCATATTTTTGGACAACCATAGAAAGCAGCTACTCCAATGTTATCCAGTGTTCAAATTGCTGTGTTAAAGAAGGTTTATGGCTGGAAGTATTTCTATCTCTGATTATTCTAAGATCCGAGATCAATTTCAGTTCACGTTCCAATGTAGAACCATCTCATGAATATTAAAATTCAATCCACCTATTTAGAGGGATCTGAAAGGTCCTGAGCACAATTTCTTTTGGATATTTCTCAGAATCAAACAAAGAGTAACTTTaagaaaagaaacagaaaatactggaaactcaCACCAGGCCAGGCAGCGTACTTGACTTGAAGTGTTGAATGTTTCTgtaccacagatgctgcctgttttaaattcagattttgagcaactgcagtttttttttccagagattaATTTTATTAGATGTTTACCACTTTGATTTACTATGGAGGGAGAATCCTTGTCTGCTGATTggatggtttttaaaaaatttttatgcCTGTCTTCAAGTATCATTTTAGAACTTCAAATGATTCTGGCCACTTCCCCTCAAGCTCCAGGTCCATAAGTTGACATTCATTCCTAAAATATTTGGCACATTAAGCAATCTTTGCCAAGTGAAATTACTTTATAAATGCTGTATTGAATTAGCATACAACTTTTTCCGCTatgaggttataaaataaattaagaGTATGTGAGATTAGAGGTAATACACTAATCTGGATTGAGTGTAGGAATAAACCGGTCACATTCAGTTGGGGAGTAGTAACTTTGATGCAAGGAAAGGTGCCAGGGCCCTGGCTGTTCACAATCTACAGCTGGGGTCCCCAAATGTTTAAGACTGTTGACCCTTTCAGGGACTATGAGGGCCCTCATCAATCCCAATGCTgatgggaatggggaggggtggCATGATGGGGAAGGGTGCCCAGACATCTGGTTTTaggcttttgagccctctgtcctTTTCCCAGTGCCATCTCAGGCCAGATATTAACTTGTCCTCTATTTAGGGATGTAGGTCCTACATCCCCAAATAAAGAACAAAAGGGCACTTACCTGTTAAATGCAGCGACCTGGGGTCCACAGGCCGCGTGTGGCCAGCTGGCTCATGTGTGATGGGGGGGACTATGACGGAGGCGCAACAAGATTCATGGCAGGTAAGCTTCCCCCCTGGGTGGGGGTGGCAGCGGCTGTGGTGGACTGGGCAGGGGGGCAatcaaccctccccaccccctgaaTAGTCCCATATACCAAGGTGTAACTATTTTTTGCCACATATTCATTAGCCCATGCCTGAATGTTGCCCGGTATTGCTGCATGCAATTATGAATGCTCCATTTGCTGAGGAATTCCTATTGGAATTGAACACTGTGCAATTTTCAGTGAGCATTGCCCCTCCTGACCTTATGATAGAAGGAAGGAAGATCATTCTTGAAGCGGGTGAAGATGGTTGACCTTAAGATTCACTAAGGAACTAAAGCAAGAACAtagggctgagatgattgtccTCTGACAACCAGAACCATTTCATTTGCATGATTCCAATCACTAGACTATTTTCTCTTTTGACACCCATTGGTTTCAGTTTTAACAGGATGTGTTAAAGCCACAAATGGTCTCCTTATGTCAACTGCGGTCATTGGTAATTCATTTCAAGTATTCACCTCTTTTTCGATTAAAGTTGTGATGAGGTCTGGGACTGAGTGATCCTAGTGCAACCCAAACTCAGCACAGGTGAGCAGGTTATTGAGAAGCATGTGTTGCTTGATCACTCTGTTCACAGGGCTTTCCACAACTTTACCCTGTAAGCCAAAAACTCTCTCTCGGCACATGGAGAATTTAATTATGCCAGAGAATATTGCTGATTTGAGTTGGCATTGAGACCTAACAATATTCTTGCTTGAACTCATTAAGAGGAGGGGAGCACCTGAAACCGCACCTTAGTTCAATTCTTGCAAGAACAAAAATTGTGGGGAGAATGGGATAATTTTAAAATCAAGCCTCACCATTTGTCCAGCATCTAGTCTCGTATCTCCTCATCATTTCTATTCTGAGATTCCTTACTTTAGAAGCTAGTGAGCAAAAGTTCCTTCCTGCAGTTAATGGATCTGAATGTAAATACATTGGTAAttgtgatgaagggcttaagcctgaaatgttggttatgtatctttatctttgctacataaagtacatggtttgacctgctgagtttctccagcattgtgttttatttacattaataatCTTAACAGGTTGCAATAGATTGCTAACAGcaaagtttaaaattatttttctggcTCTTCTCACTTCTTACCTGCAATGCTCCTCCAAACATTGACACCAGAACCATGAGAAGGGTCAGATATTCTGCAAATACATCCCACCAGGGCTTTAGGATTTTGAATGCTGGGTCTTGTTCGCCGAAATATGATAGTTCTGTCACTGGAATCATTTGTACTAGGAAGAAAAGGTAATATTGTAAAAGATGAAGTGCAGTAGATTTTCATTTCAGGCAGGTAGTTATGGCTGTGATATTGTCTCTCAATATTGCTGagct
This genomic window from Narcine bancroftii isolate sNarBan1 chromosome 3, sNarBan1.hap1, whole genome shotgun sequence contains:
- the LOC138758414 gene encoding volume-regulated anion channel subunit LRRC8C-like, with the protein product MIPVTELSYFGEQDPAFKILKPWWDVFAEYLTLLMVLVSMFGGALQVSNQQILCIPVPEGLSIEERQWNHSILEGLKLNEPASGFQTGLDVQQYLLINQWCYDNAVTWFSKYFPYLVLLHSLIFLISSNFWFKFPGTSSKIEHFITVLGKCLDSPWTTKALSETVYEESTPRTPVSESSTDQSLSSMNCPLKVNSSDSLSQEVTFSNDVHKGDKISLLSKGTSQALRSAGGIMVDNTSMKILDKKEGEQAKSLFEKVKKFRLHTEEGDILYTMYLNQTIVRTVQSVVILVYISIFIPQICNNIHCVDALHIIGFTDFFCIHGLWRMFQMLSLLYITTIVVYSCTCLYTLHWILYYKLKEYSFENVRVETGMDDIPDVRNDFAFLLHLIDQYDKLYARKFAVFLSDVSENKLLQLNLNHEWTQERLKQRLITNTENKVEMHLFMMPGIPIQVYDLTEIEVLKLELIKGVALSAAISNLKMMKEMWLYNCSVKVERQALLFLKEHLRTLRVRFGIADEIPPWIFTLKNLSKLYIEGQLQTDSKISTALQMFCELPKIDTLHLKTNITKLPNAILDMAHHLLGLIIHNEGVKITSLTNIKKLSGLTLLRLLHCNLERIPSAIFNLTNLQELDLKDNNLSSTEELASCQNLRKLICLRLWHNNITSIPVHIAKIPKLEMLYLNKNKIEFLPPSLFKLTNLLFLDISHNHISKIPSDIDQLAELQHFAIECNKVSELPENLFSCTKLRVLNISHNNLTFLSPSIGRLQQLQLLDLKVNKLDKLPVELGQCGCLWRNQLFVEDDIFKTLPLEVREQIANIS